A genome region from Lucilia cuprina isolate Lc7/37 chromosome 3, ASM2204524v1, whole genome shotgun sequence includes the following:
- the LOC111684072 gene encoding zinc finger protein ubi-d4, translating to MSSALDIQIVSAPNLAKIENYLKDASYRETIEYSANFNTRLCLERRLRLPFLDPQTGVAQNHSHLFMDKKQRMPGFRQGQIYTYPATRWRKSRRQYLNKMYKFPDRPFQALRKDHEALVASSAGSGAAGTASPTVSAGLQQDPDLNSSLMEESSSLGAAGGDTSDSKDSQQQPQQQQQQTQSSQLKEDLPKEWFYDDIDINDNDSLEEPKSPADDEYDYDPRYGTKKRRKRGRGKKATLTPGEGGGPGPGRRRSGAGRGRSASSVQSAAFTDTSLSGLDSIDGMGTGSAEGGATSTPTTTTGRRARGTGTRGRRRAKAGSSGNCDPPSPGNAEPPSFESAAAAVGVMDNLSAVGEDHSADLRNYRKYL from the exons ATGTCTTCGGCACTGGATATACAAATCGTGTCAGCTCCCAATCTGGCGaaaatagaaaactatttaaaagatGCCTCCTATCGTGAAACCATCGAGTATAGTGCAAATTTCAATACACGTTTGTGTCTGGAGCGTCGTCTACGTTTACCTTTTCTCGATCCACAAACTGGAGTAGCCCAGAATCATTCGCATTTGTTTATGGACAAGAAGCAACGTATGCCCGGCTTTAGGCAGGGTCAAATCTATACGTATCCGGCAACACGATGGCGTAAAAGTAGACgtcaatatttaaacaaaatgtacaa atttcccGATCGTCCTTTCCAGGCTTTACGCAAAGATCATGAGGCTCTAGTAGCTAGTAGTGCCGGCTCTGGAGCTGCAGGCACTGCTTCACCCACAGTCTCTGCTGGCCTACAACAAGATCCCGACCTTAATAGTTCACTAATGGAAGAATCCTCCTCTCTAGGAGCAGCTGGCGGTGATACATCCGATAGTAAAGACAGCCAACAACAGccgcagcaacaacaacagcaaacacaATCATCTCAATTGAAAGAAGACCTGCCTAAAGAATGGTTTTACGATGATATTGATATCAATGATAACGATTCATTGGAAGAGCCAAAATCTCCTGCCGATGATGAATACGATTATGATCCACGTTATGGCACCAAGAAACGAAGAAAGCGTGGACGTGGCAAAAAAGCTACTCTAACACCAGGCGAGGGAGGTGGTCCGGGTCCTGGGCGACGTCGTTCTGGTGCAGGACGTGGACGTTCAGCTTCTTCGGTACAAAGTGCTGCTTTTACAGACACTTCCCTATCGGGTTTAGATTCTATAGATGGCATGGGTACTGGTAGTGCAGAGGGGGGAGCTACTTCCACACCCACCACTACTACCGGTAGGCGGGCTCGTGGTACGGGAACTCGTGGTAGACGTCGCGCTAAAGCGGGCTCTTCCGGCAATTGTGATCCTCCCAGTCCTGGTAATGCTGAACCTCCCTCCTTCGAATCGGCTGCCGCTGCTGTAGGTGTTATGGATAATCTATCGGCCGTGGGTGAAGATCATAGTGCAGATTTACGTAATTAtcgtaaatatttgtaa